The Oculatellaceae cyanobacterium nucleotide sequence GGCAGCTTATGACAAAAATCTTAGTCATTGAAGAGGAAGAATTTTTCAGGGAAAATCTACTGGAAATTTTGGAATGCCTAGGCTACGAGTCTATTGGCGCTAAAAAGGTTACGGAATGTGTAAACCTAATACTTGATCATCAGCCAGATATAATTCTTTGTGACTTGCTCTTATCTAAAATTGAAGATTATACTATCTTGACAGCTATTCGTCAAACGCCAGAACTCTCTGGAACTCCATTTATTATTATAAGTTCTCAAACTGAAAAATCAGCTATTCAACAAGGTCTTGATTTAGGAGCTAATGATTATTTAGTCAAACCTTTAACAATAGCTCAATTGCAAAAATCTATCTGCAATCAGATAGAAAGATTAAAAATAAGCTATAATTCTTACGCCTTAAATTTATCTATAAAGCCTTGTCTGAGCTAGGGTTCTTGCTTTACGCTTGTTAAAAATTGTTGTAAAAAATAAAAAACCGTCCAAACTATTAGTTTAGACGGGGCCGTTGACGATATTAAATACTCAGCCGTTGATAAATCTGGTCTAGATTCTTCAAATGATGTTGTGGGTCAAAACACTGCTCAATTTCTTCAGGAGAGAGATATTCAGTTACGCTAGAATCTTTGCTGATCAAATTTTGGAAGTTACCATCTTCTTTATTCCACGCTTGATGAGCGCAAGATTGCACAACAGCATAAGCATCTTCACGCTTCATGCCTTTTTCAACCAAAGTTAACATTACCCGTTGGCTGAATACTACACCACCGTAGCAATTCATATTTCGCTGCATATTCTCTGGATAAACCAACAAATTCTTAACTAAGTCGGTTAATTCCACAATCATAAAATCGACTAAAGTGCAAGAATCGGGTAAAATCATCCGTTCTACAGAACTGTGGGAAATATCCCGTTCATGCCAAAGAGCCACATTTTCCAAAGCTGCAACCGCATTACCGCGTATAATCCGTGCCATCCCTGTTAAGCGTTCTGAACGGATAGGGTTACGCTTGTGAGGCATAGCAGATGAGCCTTTTTGACCCTTAGAAAAATATTCTTCTACTTCTAAAACATCTGTGCGCTGCAAGTTGCGAATTTCTACAGCAAAACGTTCAATAGAAGCAGCAAGTAAGGCTAGGGTTTGGACAAAATCGGCATGGCGATCGCGTGATATTACCTGAGTTGATGCAGTATCAGGTTCTAATCCCAAATTTTGACAAGCGATCGCTTCTACACGCGGATCAATATTGGCATAAGTTCCTACCGCACCAGAAATCTTACCTACAGCGACTTCATCACGAATACGCACCAAGCGATCGCGATTACGCAAAACTTCTGCTAACCATCCAGCTAACTTAAACCCAAAAGTGATCGGTTCAGCATGAATACCGTGCGATCGCCCAATCATTACAGTATTTCTATGTTGCTGCGCTTGGTAGCGAATAGCTTGAATTAAATCTTCCAAGCGTGTCAACAAAACATCTACACTAGCCACCAGTTGCAATGCCAACGCAGTATCTAGCACATCCGAACTGGTTAAGCCTAAGTGAATATAACGTCCCGCATCTCCCACATACTCATTCACATTTGTGAGAAATGCGATCATGTCGTGGCGGACTTCAGCCTCAATTTCCAGCACGCGCTTCAAGTCAAAATTCGCCTTCGCCTTAATTTCCTCCACCGCCTCAGCAGGGATATAACCTAATTCAGCTTGAGCTTCACAAACCGCAATTTCTACCTGAAGCCACGTTTTGAGTTTATAAGTATCAGTCCACAGATTGCCCATTTCGGGCAGGGTATACCGCTCGATCACAGTCCGCCACACAGTACAACTTTCATATTGTACTTGAAGATTTTGATGGTAAATAGCTTACTAGCAATTTGAGAAAGTAAACCGTAGGAAACCACTCCATTCCAGGGACTGGGGACAGTATATAGTTATTTAATAAAATACTTCCTATATATAAAAGCATCACTACTGATCTTTGCAGGTAAAGTGGTGAAAGCAGAATTATTAATGTGGCGATAATTAAGTAAGTGTATATAAGCAATGAGTATTTTAACTCCCCTTCAAGGTACAGCCAAGCAATAATAAATGGATGAAGGTGTAATGTGATGAATAAGAAGTGGTATTTAAAGCCATTTTCGGCTTTATGATGCCAACGTTTAGCAGTTGGAGTAGCATTTACTATAGCTCCACCCACTAGATCGAAAGCAAATATAGCTGCAATTATAAGTTGCCATACATTCCATCCTAAATTATTTTTAATTGCATAAAGTGGAACAGCCGTTGTAGCTAAAAGGGTAGGCGTTAGACATAACCACAACTCTGATACAGACATACCAGGCCCAACAATCAAATCCCAG carries:
- the purB gene encoding adenylosuccinate lyase; translation: MIERYTLPEMGNLWTDTYKLKTWLQVEIAVCEAQAELGYIPAEAVEEIKAKANFDLKRVLEIEAEVRHDMIAFLTNVNEYVGDAGRYIHLGLTSSDVLDTALALQLVASVDVLLTRLEDLIQAIRYQAQQHRNTVMIGRSHGIHAEPITFGFKLAGWLAEVLRNRDRLVRIRDEVAVGKISGAVGTYANIDPRVEAIACQNLGLEPDTASTQVISRDRHADFVQTLALLAASIERFAVEIRNLQRTDVLEVEEYFSKGQKGSSAMPHKRNPIRSERLTGMARIIRGNAVAALENVALWHERDISHSSVERMILPDSCTLVDFMIVELTDLVKNLLVYPENMQRNMNCYGGVVFSQRVMLTLVEKGMKREDAYAVVQSCAHQAWNKEDGNFQNLISKDSSVTEYLSPEEIEQCFDPQHHLKNLDQIYQRLSI
- a CDS encoding response regulator, whose translation is MTKILVIEEEEFFRENLLEILECLGYESIGAKKVTECVNLILDHQPDIILCDLLLSKIEDYTILTAIRQTPELSGTPFIIISSQTEKSAIQQGLDLGANDYLVKPLTIAQLQKSICNQIERLKISYNSYALNLSIKPCLS